The stretch of DNA CTCTGCCTCGACGGGTCGGCCCAGTGCAGCCGTCGCAATCGCTGCGGTTTCCCGGTCGAGGCTCTCGGTCGCGCTGTCCCAGCGGATCGCCTTGGCGATCGGAATGACGAGCGCGAGCAACAGGATCAGCCCGATCAGCAGCGCGAATTCCTCCAGGCGGCGCGGATCGGGCGCCCAGCGCCGTGCCCGCGCGAACCGTCCGGTGCGAAGGTCGATCGGCGGGTTCGGGACGGCAGAAGCGAGGCGCGCGTCGAGATCTTCGGGATCGAGCGTGTCGACGAATTCGTCTCCGACCAGCGCATCGACCAGCGCAGGCTCGTCGGGGAGGGCGAGGCCGTCCCGCGCGACGATGACCCGTTCGCCGACTTTCGCCTCGATCCACTTGCCATTCACGGGAAGAAGCGCGGCGAGCGGCACGATCTGGTCGAGCTCCGCCTCTTGCGCCTGCGCCCAGTCGAGCCACCGGCGCATCGTCGCGCCGTCGGTCGTGGCGATCCAGCCGTTCGCGGCGTCGGCCGCCGCGACGACATGGGGGTCGGCGCCAAGAGCGGTGTCTTCGCCCTCCAGCCGTGCGACTCCGCGTACCTGCGGGCTGGCGAACCGGTCGGGGTCGGTCCGTTCGAGACGGACGCGTTCGGGCCCGACGAGGCCGATAAGGACGACCGGTTCGCGCCCGCTCTGCGCGCTCCGGGCAAGCCATCCCGAACCCATGCCGTGGCCAATCACCCTTCCCTCGGCGACTTCCCACCAAGGTGCGTCGGATAATGAGGCGTCGGGCGCATCGGGCAGGAGGATCAGGACGGCCTTGGTCACGACGTGCTGCCCCATCGGCGCGCGTGCAGGATGGCGCGCCCGTCCTCGACCGAAAACAGCGCCTCCTGCCGCAATTCCGTATCCCCTTCGCCCACGCGGGTGACGAGCCGGAAGAAGCGCGTCTCCACCACGACCTGATTGTCGCGGCTGCCCTGGATGTCCCGCCCACGTAGCGGACCCGTTTCCCAGAAGTCCACAACCGAGCCGAACCCCGATGCGGGGCGCGCCTCCAGCTGGGCGGTGGCATCGGCGAGGCTGATCTGTTCCGGCGCCAGCATCGCGAGCAGCGCGGCGCGATCCGGCGACAGGGTTTCGACGTTGATGGGGGTGGGGTCCGTCGAAGGAAGTGCGCACAGATAGGGCCGGATTCGCGACCAGTATTCGGCATCCATGCCTTCGATCCCGGCCAGTTCGTCGGCGCTCGTCAGAAGGCGATCGGGAACGGGTGCGCCATCGGCCAGCCGCTCGCTGCCGAGCGGTCGGGGGTTGCGATCGTCGTCGATGGCATCGCCCATCGCATCGGCGAGCTGTTGCGAGCGGCCTTCGGGAAGACCGAGGATGATGAAGAGGTCGCGTAGCTGGAAGACGCGGCGTGCCTGGCTTTGCAGCACGCCGGTCTGGCGACGGCGCACCATGCTGTTGACGTTGAAGCAATTGGTCGCATCTTCGAGCCGCGCGGTGACGATCTGCCCGTCGGGCAGGGTGATCGACCGTTCGACGCCCAACAGCGCAGCCTGATCGGCGCCCGAGAGTTCGGCGGCATCGGTGATGCGCGCCTGCGCCAGTTCCTCGGCCATCGTCAGCCAGTGGCGACCCTGTGTCGCGACGACGGCATTTCCCGCCAGCCGCGTCGACAGGCCGAGGCGATCGAGCGCGGTGGCGGCGATGGCGGCCATGACCGCGACGATCAACAAGACCGACAGCAAGGCGGTGCCGCGTTCCTTCGACGGGATCATGGCGTCACGCTCCGCTCCTCGAAGGCGACGCGCGGAAGAGCGACCACGAATTGCGTTTCGGGGAGCCGGTTTCCCGCCAGCGTCATCCGAACGGCGCGGGGCAGCGCCTCGCCACTGCCGTCGGGCCAGGCGCCGCTCCATCCGCCTCCGATGCCCCGGTATTCCAAGGCGAACGTGCTGACGTCATCGACGAGACGCGCATCCGGAAGGCGGTCGTCGTTGCCATCGACTTCCTCGAACGTGATGCGGGTCAGCGCGCCCCGGTCCAGGGTCCATCGCACGCGACGAAGGTCGGTCTGCGGCGCGGTATCGAGCGCGACCACGCCGCCGCGGACGAAGGTCATGCCGTCCGCGCTGCCGACGAAGGCGGGTCGTTCGGCGCCGCCCGTGTCGCGCGTCGGACGGTCGGCGACCTGCGCGAGGTCGGCTTCGAGCAGGACGGAAATCCGCGTCAGATCGGCCTGTTCGCCGAGCGAGGCATCGACGGCCTGCTGGGTATCGGCGCTGGCCGACAGGAGGCCGACACCCGCGCTGGCGAGCAACGCGAAGATCGTCAGCCCGACGAGCATTTCGATCAGGGTGAAACCGTTGCGCTTGTCGATCACGGTTCGATCCGCTTGACGGTCACGAGCCGTTGGGACGGGCCGGCGGGGAGCGGGCGCACGGTGATGACGACGGTCAGGAACCGCTCGTCGTCGGTGGGGCTGGTATTCGTGATGACCGCGAAGGTCTGGCCGCCGTTCACGACGTTCTTCGTCTCGGTGCCGCGCGTGGGGGCGCCGGGCATGGAAGCGATCAGCGCGGCCTCGTTGCTCGCGACAAGTCGCGCCATGTTGTTTTCGCGAAGATTGGACGCGGTGCCGACGGCGTAGGCGTCGATGCGCAGAAGGGCGAGCGCGGCGATCGAGAACACGCTGAGCGCGATCAGCATCTCGATGAGCGTGAAGCCGCGTTCGTGGCGCATCAGTTGGCCTCGACCGCGCCGTTGGCGGCGACGGCGACCGTGGCGGTTCGTCCGTCCCCGTCCTCCAGAACGATGACCGACGGAGCCGACGGGAGCCCCAGATTGTCGAAGCGAACCCCGGTGCGCGCGCCCTGCGCCGTCACGCCCGATCGAAAGGCGGTGCGTCCGTCGAAGCGCTGCCCGGACAGCGGCTGCCACTGGCGGTCGGCATATTGCTCGAAGGTGAAACCGGATGGGGTGACCCAGATGCCGGTCGGGCGCGAACGCATGACGGCTTCGTCGCGCAGAGCGGCGATGCGACCCGCGAGCATGACCGCTTCGGTACGGGCGTGGTCCGAGGGGCGGAAGGTGAGGACGACTGCCGTCGCGGCAAGGCTCATCACCACCAACACGACCATCAGTTCGATAAGCGTGAAGCCGTTCGATCGGGATCGCGCCCTATTCGATGCCGGCGTAGATGTCCGCATTTTCGTCTTCGCCGCCCGGCTGGCCGTCGGCGCCGAGGCTGTAGATGTCGAAGGGGCGTCCGTCGCGACCGGGGGTCTGGACTTGGAACGGGCGGCCCCACGGATCCTCGGGGATTTCGCGGACATAGCCGCCGGGGCGGTAGCGATCGGGCTGGGCGAGGCCGGCGGGGGGCGTGCGCAGGGCCTCGATCGTCGGGGGATAGCTGAAGTTGTCGATGCGATACTGCTCCATCGCATTTTCCAGCTGTGCGATATTGGCTTGCGCGGCGGTGCGCTGTGCTTGGTCCTGCGCGGGCAGGACGTTGAGCATCACGACCGTGCCGAGCAGCCCGATGATGACGATGACGACCATCAGCTCGATGAGAGTGAAGCCGTTCTTGCGCTTCTTTGAGGTCTTCTTGGCGGGCATGGGCATCAGGTTCCGATCAGCGTTTGCAGTTGGAGAATGGGCATCAGGATCGCCAGGACGATGGCGGCGACGATCGCGCCCATGATGATGATGATGAGCGGTTCGAGCAAGGCCAGCGCGCTGGTCGTGAAGGTGTCGAATTCGCGTTCGAGATAGTCCGCAGCCTGCCCGAGCATGGGCCCCAGCTGGCCCGCGCTCTCGCCCGAGGCGGTCAGGTGGACGAGCAAAGGGGGGAACATATTGGTCTTGCGCAGCGCCCCCGACAGGCTGCCCCCGCCGCGGACATCGACTTCCATCTGGTGGGTGGCGACGGCGAGCTTGCGATTGGCGATGGTCCGCGCGGTGAGGCGCAGTCCCTCGACCAGGGGTAGGCGCGCGGCGACCATGGTGGCCAGCGTTCGCGCCATTCGAGCGGCGTTGAGATCGCGCAGAAGCCGCCCGAAGAAGGGCAGGCGCAGAATTGCGGCATCGAACCTGAGCCGGAACGCCTCGTTGCGGAGCGCAGCGATGGTCAGGAGGATGGCGGCGCCGAGAAACAAGAGGATGGCGATCCAGAAACTGGCGAGAAAATCGCTGATGGCGATCACGATCCGGGTGAGAAGCGGGAGTTGCTGCCCGACATCGTCGAACTGTTCGACGACCTTGGGCACGACCGCGATCATCAGCGCGGCGACGACACCGATGGCGACGACGGTCAGAACGGCGGGATAGGCAAGCGCACTGATGAGCTTGGAGCGCATTTCGGCCTGCCGCTCCTGCAGGGCGGCGAGGCGGTCCAACTGGTCGGACAGCGTACCCGAGCTCTCGCCCGCGGCGATCATGGCGCGATAGAGGCCGTCGAAGCTTCGGGGTTCGCCCGAGAGTGCGTCGGCGAGGCGGCGGCCTTCGACGACCCGGTCGGCGATGCGGGTGACGATATCCTTGACCGCCTGCTTGTCCGTCTGGCGGGCGATGGTCCGCAACGCCTCCTCGATCGGCGACACCTTGATGAGGGTCGCGAGTTGGCGCGTGAAGAGGACCCGCTGCTTGGCGGAGAACTTGGGCTCCCCGCCGATGCGCATGTCGAGCGAGATGCCCGGTTTCGCAGGGGCGCTCGCCTTGCGGGTGGCGCAGCCGAGTTTGACGGGATGCAGATTTCTACGCTGAAGCTGCGTCCGGGCGGCGTCCTTGTCGGGCGCCCGAACGGTGCCACGTTTCTCGCGACCCCTGGCGTCGACCGCGACATAGGCGAAGTCGCTGGTCATCAGGCGGCCTCGCCCGCTCCTTCATCGTCCTGACTGCGCGCGATGCGGATCGCTTCCTCCGGTGTGGTCTCGCCCGAACGAACGAGCTTTCGGGCGGCCGAGCCGAGGTTGGGATTGTTGAGGAAGGCGTGGCGGGCGATGACCGATTCGTCGCCCCCCTCGGCAATCAGGCGGCGGATGGTGCCATCGACCTTGATCGCCTCGAACACGCCGATGCGACCTTTGAAACCGGTGTTCGAGCATTCGGCGCAGCCATGCGCACGATAGACCGTTTCGCCTTCGTCGAAGCCGAGCAGCGCGGCGATCGAGCGGTCGGCCGGGACCGCCTCGCGGCAGTTCATGCAGAGGCGACGAACGAGCCGCTGGGCGATGACGGCGCGCAACGTGCTGGCGATCAGGAAGGGTTCAATGCGCATGTCACGCAGGCGAGTGATCGCACCGACCGCATCGTTGGTGTGAACGGTCGAGAGGACGAGATGGCCGGTGAGCGAGGCTTGCACCGCAATGTCGGCGGTTTCCTTGTCGCGGATTTCGCCGACCATGACGATGTCGGGATCCTGTCGGAGGATCGCGCGGAGGCCGGCGGCAAAGCTCATGCCGACCTTCGCGTCGACCTGCGTCTGGCCAATGCCGTCGATCGAATATTCGACCGGATCCTCGACCGTGAGCAGATTGCGCTGACCGTCGTTGAGATGCTGGAGGCAGGCGTAGAGAGTGGTCGTCTTCCCCGAGCCGGTGGGGCCGGTCACGAGAATGATCCCGTTGGGTTCGGACAAGGCTTCGCGCAGGACCTCGTCGGCAGCGCCGTGAATCCCGAGCAGGTCGATCGAGAGGCCGGCATTCTCCTTGTCG from Sphingomicrobium sp. XHP0239 encodes:
- the gspL gene encoding type II secretion system protein GspL, coding for MTKAVLILLPDAPDASLSDAPWWEVAEGRVIGHGMGSGWLARSAQSGREPVVLIGLVGPERVRLERTDPDRFASPQVRGVARLEGEDTALGADPHVVAAADAANGWIATTDGATMRRWLDWAQAQEAELDQIVPLAALLPVNGKWIEAKVGERVIVARDGLALPDEPALVDALVGDEFVDTLDPEDLDARLASAVPNPPIDLRTGRFARARRWAPDPRRLEEFALLIGLILLLALVIPIAKAIRWDSATESLDRETAAIATAALGRPVEAESAETELLAAQGGTGLGGRGTQALTSLFAEMEREASIEASMLSFDATGSLTARLTAPDVDTLNRLLLGLQQRGWSVAANPLSDGQGRAMIDLTVRGGTA
- the gspK gene encoding type II secretion system minor pseudopilin GspK; protein product: MIPSKERGTALLSVLLIVAVMAAIAATALDRLGLSTRLAGNAVVATQGRHWLTMAEELAQARITDAAELSGADQAALLGVERSITLPDGQIVTARLEDATNCFNVNSMVRRRQTGVLQSQARRVFQLRDLFIILGLPEGRSQQLADAMGDAIDDDRNPRPLGSERLADGAPVPDRLLTSADELAGIEGMDAEYWSRIRPYLCALPSTDPTPINVETLSPDRAALLAMLAPEQISLADATAQLEARPASGFGSVVDFWETGPLRGRDIQGSRDNQVVVETRFFRLVTRVGEGDTELRQEALFSVEDGRAILHARRWGSTS
- the gspJ gene encoding type II secretion system minor pseudopilin GspJ is translated as MIDKRNGFTLIEMLVGLTIFALLASAGVGLLSASADTQQAVDASLGEQADLTRISVLLEADLAQVADRPTRDTGGAERPAFVGSADGMTFVRGGVVALDTAPQTDLRRVRWTLDRGALTRITFEEVDGNDDRLPDARLVDDVSTFALEYRGIGGGWSGAWPDGSGEALPRAVRMTLAGNRLPETQFVVALPRVAFEERSVTP
- the gspI gene encoding type II secretion system minor pseudopilin GspI — its product is MRHERGFTLIEMLIALSVFSIAALALLRIDAYAVGTASNLRENNMARLVASNEAALIASMPGAPTRGTETKNVVNGGQTFAVITNTSPTDDERFLTVVITVRPLPAGPSQRLVTVKRIEP
- a CDS encoding GspH/FimT family pseudopilin translates to MRTSTPASNRARSRSNGFTLIELMVVLVVMSLAATAVVLTFRPSDHARTEAVMLAGRIAALRDEAVMRSRPTGIWVTPSGFTFEQYADRQWQPLSGQRFDGRTAFRSGVTAQGARTGVRFDNLGLPSAPSVIVLEDGDGRTATVAVAANGAVEAN
- the gspG gene encoding type II secretion system major pseudopilin GspG, producing the protein MPMPAKKTSKKRKNGFTLIELMVVIVIIGLLGTVVMLNVLPAQDQAQRTAAQANIAQLENAMEQYRIDNFSYPPTIEALRTPPAGLAQPDRYRPGGYVREIPEDPWGRPFQVQTPGRDGRPFDIYSLGADGQPGGEDENADIYAGIE
- the gspF gene encoding type II secretion system inner membrane protein GspF, encoding MTSDFAYVAVDARGREKRGTVRAPDKDAARTQLQRRNLHPVKLGCATRKASAPAKPGISLDMRIGGEPKFSAKQRVLFTRQLATLIKVSPIEEALRTIARQTDKQAVKDIVTRIADRVVEGRRLADALSGEPRSFDGLYRAMIAAGESSGTLSDQLDRLAALQERQAEMRSKLISALAYPAVLTVVAIGVVAALMIAVVPKVVEQFDDVGQQLPLLTRIVIAISDFLASFWIAILLFLGAAILLTIAALRNEAFRLRFDAAILRLPFFGRLLRDLNAARMARTLATMVAARLPLVEGLRLTARTIANRKLAVATHQMEVDVRGGGSLSGALRKTNMFPPLLVHLTASGESAGQLGPMLGQAADYLEREFDTFTTSALALLEPLIIIIMGAIVAAIVLAILMPILQLQTLIGT
- a CDS encoding GspE/PulE family protein → MALDEPRAAVPMADVIDIPYAFAREHGIVIRPDSGDDLTVAVRQGADPVMIVEVRRYLARPFAIDFVEEGEFNRLLHGRYAGSAAEGIGDIGGGDELDALASGIPSAEDLLDTSDDAPAIRLINGIIAEAVRLGVSDIHIEPYESGLVVRLRRDGVLKEHLRMPAHAAPVVVSRIKVMARLDIAERRVPQDGRIALKLGGRQLDVRVSTLPGRAGERVVMRILDKENAGLSIDLLGIHGAADEVLREALSEPNGIILVTGPTGSGKTTTLYACLQHLNDGQRNLLTVEDPVEYSIDGIGQTQVDAKVGMSFAAGLRAILRQDPDIVMVGEIRDKETADIAVQASLTGHLVLSTVHTNDAVGAITRLRDMRIEPFLIASTLRAVIAQRLVRRLCMNCREAVPADRSIAALLGFDEGETVYRAHGCAECSNTGFKGRIGVFEAIKVDGTIRRLIAEGGDESVIARHAFLNNPNLGSAARKLVRSGETTPEEAIRIARSQDDEGAGEAA